The Cydia strobilella chromosome 26, ilCydStro3.1, whole genome shotgun sequence sequence ctaacctcactttttctcttttccgtatgttaagaaactaaacaaagctaaaaggatacatctatatttattttaaatgctagagtatgcaaaagggaaatttgagtttacttctttacatattttccattattacgaaaaaggatctgagtgaggttagttttttggaatttcattacaaatcagagtatagcgTGCCGCATATGTTTTTGGGAACTGTCCAGTCTGGGTCCCCACGATACAGGCTGTACCTAGTGTGGGGATCACTGTAacttttatatatgtacaaatggactttttggcaaataaatagattttttgtattttgtaataaataaataatgatgaatggctctaggaggatataaccaaaattttacggtacttaaataatattattttatccaataaaaacttttaatattatttcaaagCTTAGAGCGAGATATGTTTATGGAGAAGGGATAACTTTCGGTGATAAGTACGTCAGATAAAGGGTCATACACATATTACGTACCTGATGATAGCGGCAGGCTGTGGTACAGTGACGTTGAGGGTGTTACCCATGAACCTCTGGAGCAGTTCTACGCATTTCGTCTTCACCTGGTCTTCTGGAAGCGTTTCAACCTGCCGAaggatattttattacatatctTTACAAgtacgttgccggcctttaaaataggagtacgctcttttcttgaaggtttggaTACCCTATCGATCCGGCTACTTAAGGACGATGGTGAGAAAAGTTCGATTTCCATTTAAACCTgcgatatatttttaataaaggtcatggatgtaagtaaagggaggtagatatggcacccggcgctcgatcgtgagccatcaaatataggttccggaacatATATagagtaagtcgtacggctgacgccaatgtgtcaaggttgtcacaatcatctactaaatattgtctgcattttagttttgtcaactatgaacgtcacgcgtctattattaatgaaaGGTCATTGGTTAAGGTAGTGTTAGGTCTCCTATCCTACCTCCTTAGCAATGTCCCCACTGGTCCATAAATTCAGTACGTTACTGGACCCCACGGGCCGGTGGGCCCCTATAATCTTGGTGACCCAGTGGTCTGTAACCGGTACTTTCTTGCTATCCTCTCCCTTCCATATGAATCCAAACCTGGAAATAATATAATAGGTGTGAATTGCGTAATGAGATAAGCTAGATAAGTGGGCAATAAATTGCTGATATGATCCAGATGATAAACAATTtgcatatttttggcacttcgagagtataaatataaaaataaatgtattttttagggttccgtacccaaagggtaaaaacgggaacctattactaagactccgctgtccgtctgtcaccaggctgtatctgaacagctagacagttgaaattttcacagatgatgtatttctgttgacgctataacaacaaatactaaaaagtacggaaccctcggtgcgcgagtccaactcgcacttggccggttttttatttacaagtatTGTTGATGACGATGTTcgtgtatatttaattaaatatgctTCCTAGTctgatataatttttaagtagttatttatatatgatgaatattgtgTAAAATGGAATGGTCAGCTAATATAGGTcagtccagacgggatgatCAAATCGATCGATTTGATACGAAAAGAAATTGGCTTCGATATCATATAGCGTCCACCCACACCAAGTCCCCACGTACACAATTTAATCAACAATTTTAGTTTCATGGTGACATTAAAGcgcttttaattaattttaatcttcatttttatgtttaactgcttttatgagccatgttgcttgattaataaaatatatattatgtatatattaaccATTTATCGCTTAATAATGCCATATATGGCGGATATGATATTAAACTCTATTGAcagctattaaagttcaaatttaaacaaatattatttattacatgcagggttcattaaaaaacaaatgctCCCAAACGCGCATACTAGCGTCACAAATCGGTATTCTTACGTCCGCACCTCCATTTTATCGGTCATAATCTTACAATCGAACAAAGTGGAATCGGCGAGCCAAATTTGCATCAACACCACCTGATTtcatcagacaatttaatcataTTGGCGGAGAATTGTTCCCGCCTGGACTTGCCTTATTCTTTCACCCGGAAACCGGACTTCACTAGAAAGTGTCCTGGTAAAAGATGTACAGGATGgccaaaaataagtgcattccctttgcccaggaaggttttgggattatactgtaacttttactatcggaccaaccacgaaattgcgaaaaaaaattttaccctcccatagaaaatggaccagccaaaatgtatgcaccagccaaattttttcgcgatttcagggttggtcccatagtaaaagttgcacagtataatcccaaaacctccggcaacgggaatgcacttattttttagccaccgtgtatattataaTGTATGTTTTCAACCCACCTGTTTACATTCAACGGCCACCAAACTTCATTAAACTGTAACATGATTTTGTCCAGTACGCCCATGCTTATTTTCTCAATGGCTGTTTGTTTGTTCTCGGGCAGAGGCGGCGAGAAAAGTGTAGAATATCTGTCAAATAACTGTTTTGTTAATTTACACATTTAatggaaagttgtttttttatcaCTTAATTGTGTAAGCAGATTGAGTACGGAAGTAAGCACATTATTCACTCACAGCTACTCGTACTTAAGAGATACCCTCATATACAGTGGCGTAGCTAAGCGTGGGtgaagtgggccgtcgcccacggtCTCGCGCCCCAtggggggcctcgcgcgaggccccttcgggctcagtgaaagaaaagggcctcgctgatgcgatttcgcccacggctagattagttcacacTACGCCACTGCTCATATAGCTACCTAAAGTTCCTATGAAATGTTCTAGGCATTTTTTTCTGCACGTTTATTGTCGGTGCTAGTTCCGTGGTCAACTCGTAAACTATCCACTAAAGCAGAGAGCAACGAAATTCAAACACTAAACAGTGATGACGGAAATTCTGTAGACGAGTgccttattaaatatattaatgacgggtcactcacgtgttttaagtcgaaaacgctcgacatgtttcactccgtaccgaggagcgtcatcaggagcttgcgtcgacggtgacggaccggcgcagactgcgggccgcagccctccgcgcccgatgactcggcgcgggcgccggtggcggcagggggggcgagaaactaccctcgtttacggcattattgtcaaatgatgggttgcacacaacactcactacgtcattcgctaatggttcgtccacactgtccaccgacgtagtacccaaaacagttttccagctcggaggcactgaccaaccacaatcacggttaaaattcggatgacgaccaatttcgatagcctcccgtacttttcgctgaatcacaaacttttctttcgccagcatagttaccttatcgaaacgtatatagtgagtcgaatccgaatccaacacgtgttccgtcaccgcagaaccccggctatccctgttcttcatactacgtatgtgctcggacaatctggtggaaatgtttcggcccgtctctcctatgtagtttttcccacaggagcaaggaatcatgtatacacccggactgttcaaaggctccctatcctttggcgaacgcagcacctgtcctagcttcatatgaggacggaaaatcgtcttAATGCAGTATCTCCGGCGTAATAAGTGTCCGATTTTATCCGTCACGCCCTTAATGTAAGGTAGGTATAGGGGCAATCTCTCTGCCGTAGTTAAACGGGGACGCGCTGATGCGTTCGCAACACGATAACTCTGCCTCCAGTTATAGCCATTGCATTCCAATACCCGCCTCACGTGACCCAGCTCATGGTCCAAGTACTGTGGATCACAGAGGTTCAAGGCCCGATTAAACAGTGTTCTGGGCACAGAAGATAAGTGGCACGGATGATGGTGCGAATCTGCCCTCAGATATCGATCTGTATGTGTTGGTTTACGATACACTGTGGTTTGTATCCGCCCACAAGGTTTACGCATAACCAAGACATCCAGAAACGGCAGCTTTCCTTCGTTTTCTTCCTCCACTGTGAACTGGATCTTGTGATGCCTGGTATTGAGGTGCTCCGTGAGATCCCTTAGGCTGTTTTTCGAGACAATAGCGAAGACGTCATCAACATACCGCCACCAATATCTAGGTCTAACAGGCCCGCTATTTAAAGCATTTTCTTCAAACCATTCCATAAAGATATTGGCGGTCACAGGAGCTATCGGTGAGCCCATGGCCACTCCATCAACCTGAAGGTAATATTCCCCGTGCCACATTAAATATCCCGACTTCAGACATAACTCTATTGCTTCCATGTACACGGCAGGCAAACTAGTTTGACTTACGAGGTTAGAAATAATCCTAATCGTCTCATCCACCGGCACATtccaccgcaccgcaccggcaccgtcaccgtcgacgcaagctcctgatgacgctcctcggtacggagtgaaacatgtcgagcgttttcgacttaaaacacgtgagtgacccgtcattaatatatttaatatgtctatgtctcacggaagttttgttacgaGTGCCTTACTTACCCTTCAGCACTCCGAGAGACGCGGTGACAATGTCAGCCACGTAGGAGCTACCGTGTGGCTACACTCGACGGTGACGCGCTCGGTGGGCTGCGGGGCCCTGATGACGCGTACCTTATTCAGCTTCATGTCCAGCTAGAGCGTCAAGTTAGCACACTTACTTGTCCTTCAGCACTCCGAGAGACACGGTGACTATAACAGTGTCAGCCATGTAGGAGCTGCCGTGTGGCTACACTCGACGGTGAGGCGCTTGGTGAAGTGCTGCGGGGCGCTGATGACGCGCACCTTATTCAGCTTCATGTCCAGCTAGAGCGTCAAGTTAGCACACTTACTTGTCCTTCAACACTCCGAGAGACACGGTGACTATAACAGTGTCAGCCATGTAGGAGCTGCCGTGTGGCTACACTCGACGGTGAGGCGCTTGGTGAAGTGCTGCGGGGCGCTGATGACGCGCACCTTATTCAGCTTCATGTCCAGCTAGAGCGTCAAGTTAGCACACTTACTTGTCCTTCAACACTCCGAGAGACACGGTGACTATAACAGTGTCAGCCATGTAGGAGCTGCCGTGTGGCTACACTCGACGGTGAGGCGCTTGGTGAAGTGCTGCGGGGCGCTGATGACGCGCACCTTATTCAGCTTCATGTCCAGCTAGAGCGTCAAGTTAGCACACTTACTTGTCCTTCAACACTCCGAGAGACACGGTGACTATAACAGTGTCAGCCATGTAGGAGCTGCCGTGTGGCTACACTCGACGGTGAGGCGCTTGGTGGAGTGCTGCGGGGCCCTGATAACCAGCACCTTATTCAGCTTCATGCCCAGCTAGAGCGTCAAGTTAGCACACTTACTTGTCCTTCAACACTCCGAGAGACACGGTGACTATAACAGTGTCAGCCATGCAGGAGTTGCCGTGTGGCTACACTCGACGGTGACGCGCTCGGTGGGCTGCGGGGCCCTGATGACGCGCACCTTATTCAGCTACATATCCAGCTAGAGCGTCAAGTTAGTACACTTACTTTTCCTTGAGCACCCCGAGGGACACGGTGACTATAACGTTATCGGCCTCGTAGGAGCTGCCGTCGCTACACTCAATGGTGACGCGCTCGCTGGGCTGCTGCGGGGCCCTGATGACCCGCGCCTCCTTGTTCAGCTTTATGTCCAGGTTGGGTAGACCCGGACCACCGTTGTATTTGTTCTGAATTTAAACCAACCTTTAAgactgcctttccactgagataatactcaatatctttattgctaataaggaaGTATCCATGCAGTAGTGGATACACAGTATGAAACCAATTTGAAACAGtagaaaaaattaattttaaacatgtcaaaaatatagataCCCAATAAATAGCACATAATTAAAATTGATGAGGTTATTTcgattacaataataattaataattatacagattAATACATCATAAAATTCTGACTATGAACAATAAATAGTTCTCAGGGTTTGCTTATCGCTACACACACAGATGAGTGGAGATGAGAGGAATCAATATTGCATTATGTTGGGcactagcatagagtaacttatactagagcggtactgtcatagtaaattttgtaaccacagtaaattcactaccatctgtcgacacactaaaactaaaaatgaagatttataaaaatacgataaaatgtatttaaatatggataaatgattttttttatttgcattaattatttttatgattttgacccatgttctttcactgatatgcgttaaaattgttaaataacaaacgaaacagtcaacgccatctatacgacagtgggccaaaactagtggcgccctctgaacgagaatcaaattttcttgattttcgaggcacgttttttccttagactgcaaacatctattacggagttatatctatctttgattagaTGAACTAGTCAAATACGCCTAATCTTTCTAAGATTGAATAtactcgagaaattgggacaggTTAATACCAAGCTAAGtaggcagcgattttgatagcccagacagtacaagtgttattttaaatgtgttcAGATAACACTTGCGCAGTATAAGTAAactctgtttttttattccgtagactaaaattatttatttattttaaactttattgcacaagaacaagtacaaaaggcggacttaatgccttgaggcattctctaccagtcaaccactgggccaaacagaaattgttaaggtgggtgcagtgcagtgcgatgcgaaaaaaaataatttctaaatataaattctaatactaacgccaatatacaaactagtaatatttatatactataatacctttataaactacataaataaacaatataaatatatatacaaatttatcataaaattacatttcatgttgtactaagaaatgtcatgtcttacacatgaaacgtcattttagtctgaataaaaaagccggccaagtgcgagtcggactcgcgcacgaagggttccgtaccattacggaaaaaaacagcaaaaaaatcacgtttattgtatgggagccccatttaattatttatattattctgtttttagtatttgttgttatagcggcaacagaaatacatcatctgtgaaaatttcaactgtctagctatcacggttcatgagacacagcctggtgacagacggacagcggagtcttagtaatagggtcccgtttttactctttgggtacggaaccctaaaaacagaccttagtggaactaaaaactaaactctcgatcagatggcgccactacctttggcctactctcgtatagatggcgttgacggtttcgtttgatatttaacaattttaacgcattacagtgaaagaacatgggtcaaagtaatataaaaattattaatgcaaatattgcaaataaaaaaaaaacatttgttcatatataactacattttttgatatttttatttttagttttaatcgtgtgtcgatagatggcagtgaatttactgtggctacaaaatttactatgacagtaccgctctatcctattatatcctgttaGACTAAAGCGTGAACTTACCAACATAATATCGAAGAAGGTGTTGTAACCATGCCGAGCCCAGCTCACGGACCTGTGGCCTTCCAAATCTTCGTAATCCCCCCCAGTAGTCACATCGTTCCAGTCACTAGAACCTgtcaaacataaataataaataaatattggaaattcttacacatattgactaagtcccacagtaagctcaagaaggcttgtgtcgTGGGTATATCActaccagtggcgtaactagggggagAGCAGGGGGGGGGGAGtgcccgggcgccatccaagggggggggggggaaacttttgtcagtcgtcagggggcgcaaatttggtgactgccccgggcgccatatcctctagctacgcccctgatcACTACATCTAATAAACAAAGTCCCCCCGCCGTGTCTGTCTGTTTATATGtttgcgataaactcaaaaaccggacaagtgcgagtcggactcgcccaccgagggttccgtactttttagtatttgttgcggcaacagaaataggttcatcatctatgaaaatttcaactgtctagctatcacggttcatgagatacagcctggtgacagatagacggacagcggagtcttagcaatagggtcccgtttttaccctttgggtacggaaccctaaaaactactgaacggattttcatgcggttttcacctattaaTAGAGTGAtccttgaggaaggtttaggtgtataatttgttaatgtttacccgtgcgaagccggggcgggtcgcgaGTAtgtaatatatacttaaatacatggaGAACACTCggacccaggaccatcggcttcataggcagggtcactcaaGACAATATAACTACGTttgcaccatagagtaacttatactagagcggtactgtcatagtaaattttgtaaccccagtaaattcactgccatctgtcgacacactttaaaactaaaaataaagatttataaaaatacgatagaatgtatttaaatataaatgattttttttatttgcattaattatttttatgattttgacccatgttctttcactgatatgcgttaaaattgttaaataacaaacgaaaccgtcaacgccatctatacgactgtaggccaaaactagtagcgccctctgaacgagaatcaaattttcttgattttcgaggcacgttttttgtTTTTGGAAACTTAAACGAGAATTACTTAAAAAAAGCAATTAAGTATCCGTTCAGAAAGATTCTTGTtacaatttttcaaaaaatattattaaaaaaaatatatactttttgGTATAATAAGACAATTTAGAAAGGCAGAAGGAATATCTAACAAAGCCTGTATATATCTACTTATGGACCTTATGGTCTTGATATCTCAATATAAATTTGGCAAGTTCAGAAACGGTGTACGTGtcggcttcggctccgcgcacgcctcccaaatgtccggaacaccattgttccgtgatgggaaagacgtacaaataataaagactatatttgataattaatttttccaaacttgaaataaaactatgaaaacttatatcgcgtatattgaatttataatacatcccgacgtttcgaaccatttacagcgtttgtggtcaactatcgcggtaaccgaagacaatattatgttccaAACTTgttagttatattttatatctatgttattattgtatagatacgaaacaaacaaaaaaatgaaCCTATAAATAGATAAGTAAGTTTATAGGAGGTGGGGGAAAGGTTATCAATTTAAAGATAGTTTAATTATCTtcttaatctttttttttacattatttcgtctgatttttagggttccgtacacaaagggtaacaacgggaccctattactaagactccactgtccgtctttctgtcaccagtcaccaggctgtctctcatgaaccgtgatagctagacagttgaaattttcacagatgatgtatttctgttgccgctataacaaatacaaaaaaaatctctaagaacaaattaaattattttctatgaaaatattttaatttgtggtttttcaagtagacacactactatttaaactataaactgaaataagccagtcagggggcgccacaagccttcgggaattgtcatatacttggaaatttcgacccatgccaccgtggccggatagccgagcggttcaggcacctgtccggtaaacggggtacgctggttcgattccagctctggacactggaggctttggtcatttttttttccttcgtatatgatatttatttcagtttacaaaaaaattgtacggaaccctcgtagggcgagtccaactcgcacttgtccggttttttaaaggtTTTGAAAGGTACATACCCTCCAAGTAATTCACATACAGGTTCAGGAACTGCAGTAATCCAGATGTGAAATCTCCGTCCTTAAGTAAATGGGGATGACTTTTTGTGATTTCTTCCATTATTCTGAAAATTTAATACGTCATATTAATTAGGCTCAATTGGCTCAAATCTCTCCTGTGGACACAAGCAAAGTTATAAAGGAGTACCTACTCCTTTTCTATCAGCCTGTACGAGAGAATCATCATTCAAAAGCaaagatatagatataactccgtaatagatggacatagtctaaggaaaaaacgtgcctcgaaaatcaagaaaatttgattctcattcagagggcgctactagcttaggcttactgtcgtatagatggcgttgacggtttcgtttgttatttaacaattttaacgcatatcagtgaaagaacatgggtcaaaatcataaaaataattaacgcaaataaaaaaaatcatttatccatatttaaatacattttatcgtatttttataaatatttatttttagttttaaagtgtgtcgacagatggcagtgaatttactggggttacaaaatttaatatgacagtaccgctctagtataagttactctatgttcaaaagatatttatttaccaacacaaaaaaacaataaattgcaAGTACGCAAGTAGAGATAAAATACacttattttcacctcagcagctcgaacaagatTACTTTCGGCTCTCCCTGGAgtaaggaaagtgcgactttcctcactctagggagtgaaggaagtgcgactttcctcactccagggagtgaaacaaagtagctttttaatttagtgaaggccatgaactgccacttcatactttttttttgtctgtattattctgtgtaattcgaaatacattttaacctttaatatgttctcactactgaggtgaaaaattatgtgtgcaacacgagagcaaagttattttacatctcgtgtttttgagtcctgagaaagcgaaatattctataattgaatcacgagcgaagcgagcaaaataaacactcgcaagaaaaaccaactttcctctcttgttacacaaataactattgtcattGAAATGCCAAGCAGCTTGTGGCTATGTTTTCCACATAGAAAGCGTTAGCGTTTAACGACGAAATAGTTCAAGACTTACTTCCTCGTGGTGAAATTCCCCTGACCCTCCGTTGGACTAGGCCCCTCTTCGATCTGAAGAAGAAGCTGGTCGACCAGCTGGGAGTCTACCGGCGAGCCGTCGGAGTGGTACGAGAGCATGGTCGGGTCTTGGGGTACGATGGTGATGTTGTGCTGCGTGGCCACGTCGTAGACCCGGCTGTTCTTGGTGCCCACTATCCTGGAACAGAATTGGTGGGTAACGGGAGTTGTATTGTACCCGTTCGCTTAAAGTTTGACGTTACCTCCCGGCCCGCTACCCCGCATCAACCCCTTACGCCTTATACACTCAGCTACCACagatttacattattttttaatgctcactttattattaaaaaaagtagtGATAATAAAAGTAGTTGTAAGGCTTTGGTGGTCGAGTGAATAAGGCTTTAGAGGGGGGGGGGAGCGAGCCGGGAGGCAAGTTGAAGCGAACGGGTACTGTTGAACTCATGTCGACTTATCACCTCTCGTTGCGAATTTTCTACTTTCCGCTCTTGTATAGTAGTAGTTATTTCTCTGGGAAAAcaagcatttttgagtttttatatgtttttcgagcaaagcccggtctcccagatattgtaCTACTGTAAtactgtaaataattattttgtatctggtagagtctgttcggaaagtgaagagtcgtggaatgtatgtaTATAAGAGAATCTGTGCTCTTAGGGTTCCACTTACCATTCCGCCCCTAGCTCCACCACCCCGTTCCCGAAAGCCACAGTATGCTCCCTCTCCCCCACTGGGCCTCGATCGCTAGCACGCGCCGCCCGACGTCGACTCTAGGTTATTATATTATCTGTGCTCTGGGGTTCCACTTACCATTCCGCCCCTAGCTCCACCACCCCGTTCCCGAAAGCCACAGTATGCTCCCTCTCCCCCACTGGGCCTCGATCGCTAGCACGCGCCGCCCGGCGTTGGCTCTAGGTTATTATATTATCTGTGCTTTAGTGTTCCACTTACCATTCCGCCCCTAGCTCCACCACCCCGTTCCCGAAAGCCACAGTATGCTCCCTCTCCCCCACTGGGCCTCGATAGCTAGCACGCGCCGCCCGGCGTTGGCTCTAGGTTATTATATTATCTGTGCTTTAGCGTTCCACTTACCATTCCGCCCTTAGCTCCACCATGCCGTTCTCGAAAGCAACAGTATGCAGCCTCTCCCCCACTAGGCCTCGATCGCTAGCATGCGCCGCCCGACTTCGACTCTAGGTTATTATATTATCTGTGCTCTGGGGTTCCACTTACCATTCCGCCCCTAGCTCCACCACCCCGTCCCCGAAAGGCACAGTATGCACCCTCTCCCCGAAAGCCACAGTATGCTCCCTCTCCCCCACTGGGCCTCGATCGCTAGCACGCGCCGCCCGGCATTGGCTctaggttattattattatattatctgtGCTCTAGGGTTCCACTAACCATTCCGCCCCTAGCTCCACCACCCCGTCCCCGAAAGGCACAGTATGCACCCTCCCCCC is a genomic window containing:
- the LOC134753117 gene encoding spermine oxidase-like yields the protein MLSYHSDGSPVDSQLVDQLLLQIEEGPSPTEGQGNFTTRKIMEEITKSHPHLLKDGDFTSGLLQFLNLYVNYLEGSSDWNDVTTGGDYEDLEGHRSVSWARHGYNTFFDIMLNKYNGGPGLPNLDIKLNKEARVIRAPQQPSERVTIECSDGSSYEADNVIVTVSLGVLKEKYSTLFSPPLPENKQTAIEKISMGVLDKIMLQFNEVWWPLNVNRFGFIWKGEDSKKVPVTDHWVTKIIGAHRPVGSSNVLNLWTSGDIAKEVETLPEDQVKTKCVELLQRFMGNTLNVTVPQPAAIIRSTWYTNPYTRGSYTYDNILTPQYPDARDWLARPLVDSSGAPRVLFAGEATSRRHFGTVHGASETGHREAMRLVNKSYKN